In Columba livia isolate bColLiv1 breed racing homer chromosome 20, bColLiv1.pat.W.v2, whole genome shotgun sequence, a genomic segment contains:
- the RAP1GAP2 gene encoding rap1 GTPase-activating protein 2 isoform X17, which produces MVDFFRGLSAEFFEMLEKMQAPKLEEQRTGSQKHKEDYIPYPSIDEILEKGSPYPLIILPQFGGYWIEDPENLGTPTSSDSSICEEEEENLSPSAYGYRLECKGEARAYRKHFLGKDHLNFYCTASSLGNLILSIKCEETDGTEYLRIILRSKVKTLHERIPLAGFSKLPSIPQIAKAFCDDASGLKFNPVLYPKASQMIVSYDEHEVNNTFKFGVIYQKFRQTQEEELFGNNEESAAFKNFLSFLGDTITLQDFKGFRGGLDVSHGQTGTESVYTVFRDREIMFHVSTKLPFTEGDTQQLQRKRHIGNDIVAIIFQEENTPFVPDMIASNFLHAYIVVQVENPGAENITYKVSVTAREDVPSFGPPLPSPPVFQKSPEFREFLLTKLINAENACCKSDKFAKLEDRTRAALLDNLHDELHGHTQTMLGLGPEEDKLENGGHGGFLESFKRAIRVRSHSMETMVGSQKKHHGGGIPGSLSGGIAHNSGEVTKTTFSPPVPAAAAKNQSRSPIKRRSGLFPRLHTGSESQADSRTRCDSVSGAQKTPDLGHSSQEMKSETSSNPSSPEICPNKDRPFIKLKENGRSNISRSSSSTSSFSSTAGESETLEEYDSVGSQPSTASPFKQDVFVYGASPGSESPSVAAAATPVIMSRSPTADVKNRNSPRSNLKFRFDKLSHGSCSTSH; this is translated from the exons ATGGTGGATTTCTTCCGGGGCCTG tctgCAGAATTCTTCGAAATGCTGGAGAAAATGcag gCACCAAAGCTTGAAGAACAGAGGACTGGAAGCCAAAAACATAAG GAAGACTACATCCCGTACCCCAGCATcgatgag ATCCTGGAGAAGGGCAGCCCGTACCCGCTGATCATCCTGCCGCAGTTCGGCGGGTACTGGATTGAGGACCCCGAGAACCTCGGCACACCCACCTCCTCCGACAGCAGCATctgcgaggaggaggaggagaacctcAGCCCCAGCGCCTACGGCTACCGGCTGGAGTGCAAGGGGGAGGCGCGGGCCTACAGGAAGCATTTTCTGGGGAAG gatcatttaaatttttattgtaCAGCCAGTAGCCTTGGAAATCTGATCCTTTCTATTAAGTGTGAGGAGACAGATGGCACTGAATATTTGAGGATTATACTCAg GTCCAAAGTGAAGACGCTGCATGAAAGGATCCCCCTGGCAGGGTTCAGCAAgctccccagcatcccccagaTTGCAAAG GCCTTCTGCGATGACGCCTCTGGCCTGAAGTTCAACCCAGTTCTGTACCCCAAG GCGTCCCAGATGATAGTGTCTTACGATGAACATGAGGTCAACAACACGTTCAAGTTTGGTGTGATCTACCAGAAGTTCAGGCAG ACCCAAGAGGAGGAGTTGTTCGGCAATAATGAAGAGAGCGCTGCCTTCAAGAACTTCTTAAGTTTTCTGGGAGACACCATAACACTCCAGGACTTCAAAGG TTTTCGAGGAGGTCTGGATGTCAGCCACGGGCAGACGGGGACGGAGTCTGTGTACACGGTGTTCAGGGACAGGGAGATAATGTTTCACGTCTCTACAAAGCTGCCGTTTACTGAAGGAGACACGCAGCAA CTCCAGAGGAAGCGGCACATTGGCAACGACATCGTGGCGATTATCTTCCAAGAAGAGAACACGCCGTTTGTCCCGGACATGATCGCCTCCAACTTCTTGCACGCCTACATCGTGGTGCAGGTGGAGAACCCCGGGGCAGAGAACATCACGTACAAG GTGTCGGTCACAGCCCGAGAAGATGTTCCCTCCTTCGGCCCCCCCCTGCCCAGCCCGCCCGTGTTCCAGAAG AGCCCCGAGTTCCGGGAGTTCCTGCTCACCAAACTCATCAACGCCGAGAACGCCTGCTGCAAGTCAGACAAGTTTGCGAAGCTGGAG GACCGGACACGGGCAGCCTTGTTGGACAACCTCCACGATGAGCTCCACGGGCACACACAAACcatgctggggctggggcctgAGGAGGACAAGCTGGAAAACGGGGGTCATGGAGGCTTTCTGGAGTCCTTCAAG AGAGCCATCCGGGTGCGCAGCCACTCCATGGAGACGATGGTGGGCAGCCAGAAGAAGCACCACGGCGGTGGCATCCCGGGCAGCCTCAGCGGGGGCATCGCACACAACAGCGGCGAGGTGACCAAGACCACCTTCTCG CCCCCGGTACCAGCAGCTGCCGCCAAGAACCAGTCCCGGAGCCCCATCAAGCGCCGCTCGGGGCTGTTCCCCCGCCTGCACACGGGCTCGGAGAGCCAGGCGGACAGCAGGACGAGGTG TGACAGtgtttctggggcccagaagACACCGGATTTGGGACATTCGTCTCAGGAAATGAAATCTGAAACCTCGTCCAACCCCAGCTCCCCTGAAATATGCCCCAACAAAGACAG GCCGTTCATTAAGCTGAAAGAAAACGGGAGGTCGAACATCTCCCgctcctcctccagcaccagcagcttcaGCAGCACGGCGGGAGAGAGCGAGACGCTGGAGGAATATGACAGTGTG GGCAGCCAGCCATCCACAGCCTCGCCGTTCAAGCAGGACGTGTTTGTCTACGGAGCCTCGCCCGGCAGTGAGAGCCCAAGTGTGGCAGCTGCGGCCACCCCCGTCATCATGAGCAGGAGCCCCACAG cAGATGTAAAGAACAGAAACTCTCCAAGGTCAAACCTGAAGTTTCGCTTCGACAAGCTCAGCCACGGCAGCTGCAGCACG agCCACTAG